The sequence TCGTCCCCGAACCGCTTCGCGACCTCCCGGAGCTCGTCGACGATGATCTGCATGCGCCGCGGTCGGCTGGAGAGGATTTCGTCCAGCTCCGCGATGACGGCGCGCACGTCGGCCAGCTCCCGCTCCAGCTTGTCGATCTCGAGGCCGGTGAGGCGGGCGAGGCGCATGTTGAGGATGGCCTCGGCCTGCCGCTCGGTGAGGGGGGAGGAGAACGGCTCCGCCCGCAGCCGCGCCCTGGCGGTGGTGGTATCCGGCGAGGAGCGGATGATGGCGATCACCCGGTCGATGTTGTCGACGGCGACCTTGAGGCCCTCGAGAATGTGTTCGCGCTCCCGCGCCTTGGCCAGCCGGAACTCGCTCCGGCGCACCACCACGTCGTGCCGGTGATCCACGAAGTGGAAGAGGATCTCGCGCAGCCCCATCACGCGGGGCACGCCGTTCACCAGTGCGAGCAGGATGGTGCCGAAGGTCGCCTGCATCTGGGTGTGCTTGTAGAGCAGGTTCAGAACCACCTGGGGCACGGTGCCGCGCTTCAGCTCGATCACGATGCGCATGCCGTCGCGGTCGGACTCGTCGCGCAGCGCCGATACCTGGGTGAGCTTCTTCTCGCGCACCATCTGGGCGATCTGCTCGATCAGGCGGGTCTTGTTGACCATGAACGGGATCGCGCGCACGACGATGCGGGCGTTGGTCCGCCTGCCGGCGTCCTCGATATCGGTGCGGGCGCGCATCACGATGCGGCCGCGGCCGGTGCGGTATGCGTCGCGGATGCCGCGGCGGCCGCAGATGAAGGCGCCGGTGGGGAAGTCGGGCCCGGTGACGATGCTCTCCAGCACCTCCTGGGGGAGGTCCGGATTCTCGATCAGCGCGATGGTCGCGTCGACCACCTCGCGCAGGTTGTGGGGCGGGATGTTGGTGGCCATTCCCACCGCGATCCCCGAGCTGCCGTTGACCAGCAGGTTGGGCGCTCGCGCGGGAAGCACCGTGGGCTCGTCGATGCGCCCGTCGAAGTTGGGAATGAAATCGACGGTTTCCTCGTCGATGTCGGTGAGCAGCTGGGTCGCCAGCGGGGTGAGCCGCGCCTCGGTGTAGCGGTAGGCCGCGGGCGAATCCCCGTCGATGGAGCCGAAGTTGCCCTGGCCATCGACCAGCGGGTAGCGCAGCGAGAAGTCCTGCACCATGCGCGCCATGGAGTCGTAGACCGCCGAATCGCCGTGCGGATGGTACTTGCCCAGCACCTCGCCGACGACGGTCGCGCTCTTCTTGTAGGGACGGCCGGGGCCGAGCCCCAGCTCGCTCATGGCGTAGAGGATGCGACGGTGCACGGGCTTCAGGCCGTCGCGGACATCGGGGAGCGCGCGGCGGACGATGACGCTCATCGAATAGTCGATGAACGACTCCCGCATTTCGTCTTCAAGCAGGCGCGCGAGTATCCGTTCTCCGGGGGCGGAATCCATGCAGATGCCTCGTGGGGGTTAGGCGCGCGGGAGCACGCTGCCGGCAGGCCCCGCCCTCATCCGCGACGACGACGGAACGAAACGCCCCTGATTGGCCTCAGGTGCCCGGTGCCGGATAGTAGATGGCTAGCGCGTGGCCGATGAGTCCCTGGTTGCGGCCGATGTCGGCGGTCGCCTGGGTGCGCGTGGTGTCTTCGATGCGCTCGAAGATGATGGCGTCCGCGCCGAGCGCCGCGGCTTCGGTCCGGAGCAGGAGCAGCATGTCCTGGTTGGAAGTGCCCAGGGGCGCGCGGGCCGTAACAGGACCGATCGTCCGGTAGCCTTCGCGGGCGGCCTGACCCATCGCCGGAACGATGACTTCGACTTCTTCCGGACCCGCCTTGGGAGGCAGCTGTACGCCGGCGCACGCCGCCAGGACTCCGGAGAGAGCGAGAATGGCGAGAACGTTCCTCATCCCCTTCTCCTCGTGAAATGAACGCATTGGGGGCCGACGAATCGGCGGTATTGCGGAACCTGTTGAAACTAACGGAAAACGCAGGGCAGAGCTACGTTTGCGGCCCTCGACAAGCCTGCGTTTTTCGGGGTCCGTCCGCGCCTACCCGCCGGGTATCTCCACCAGCTCGACGGTCACCGGGGATCCGGTGGATTCGGCGCGAACCAGCACACGCGGCCGCTCGACGGTGAAGTACGCGCGCTGGCTGCCTTCCCCGCCGCTGAAGCGCACTTCGACGACCTCGAAGGTCCCCGCCGGAACCGTGATCTCCGTGTTGCCGCGAACCCGCATGGTGACCGTGCGCGCGCGGCCGCTCTGGGGCTGGACGACCGGATAGCGCAGCTCCTGGCCTTCCTCCAGTTCCGAAATCCACGCCACCAGCTCATCCATCTCGCCCAGCAGCGCCCCGCGCACCACTTCCCGTTCGATCCCGGTTTCCTCGCGGCCGGTCGCCGTGGCCCGGCCGGTGACGCGTTCACCGTCGATCTCCAGCTCCCAGTTCGCCTGCCCTTCGGCGGTGATGAGCCGGAAGGTGTTGGCTATGGGGCGGAAGCTGCGCGGCGAGAAGAACACCTCCGAGACCTGGGTGAGGTTGTTGACGCGAACCGTGCTGGTCAGGGACATGGTGCGCTCGTCGTCGCGGGTGGCGAACCCCAGCACTCGCTCCATGTCCGCGACCTGCCGATCCTGCACCATCAGCCGGTAGCGCCAGATGCCGGGCTCGAGCACCGAGGGGTCGTAGGCGATGTCGGAGTCCCTTACCTCGACATCGTCGATGGTGAGCTGGTTGCCTTCCGCGTCGACCATGCGCACGCGGCCGAAGCGGGTGAGGTTCGAGCGGACCTGAGTGGCGTCGCCCACCACCACGACCACGGCGCGCTCCGGATCGAAGTGCTCCACCAGCGCGTCCCGGATGTCCTCGGGGGCCACGGCCGCGACCCGGTCGCGGTACGACACCAGCTCCTCGGTGGAGCGGCCCCGCAGCCGGTAGGTCATGACCTGGCTGGCGATTGCCTGGGGCGTCTCGACGGTCCGCGGGAACGACCCGATGAGATAGTCCTGCACGTCCGACAGCTCGTCGCCGGGAACCGGCTCGGAGCGGATGATCTCGACCTGGTTGAGCAGTTCGGCGAGGGCACTGTCGGTCACCTCGCTGCGCACCTCGGCGTTGGCGAGGAAATAGCCCAGGTCGCGCTTGCGCACCGCGGACGTGTACGATCCGTAGGTCCATCCCTTTTCCTCGCGCAGCACCTGGAAGAGACGGCCCGTGCTGGAACCGCCCAGTACGCGGCTGCCCAGGTTGAGCGGCATCCAGTCCTCGTGGTCGCCCTTCATGGCGGACTGTCCGACCAGGATGGTGGACTGCACCGATTCCGGCCGGTGCACCAGGATGATCTCCTTCTCTTCGCGGCCGGGAATGTCGAAGTAGGTGGGCGGCCGCGAGGGACCGGGCTCCCAGTCGGCCAGCGCCTGGTTGAGGCGGGCTTCGATGTCGTCCACGGTCACGTCGCCCGCGACGACCACGAGCGCGTTGGTGGGCTTGTAGTGGCGCAGGTGGTAGGCGATCAGGTCCGAACGCCGGATGCGCTCGATGCTCTCGGGCGTGGGGAGAAGCCCGTAGGGATGGCGTCCGTACACCGCCTGCTGGAATTCCCGGCTGGCCAGGAATCCGGGCGAGCCGAGCTGCACCTGGAGGCCCGTGACCGTCTGCTGGCGGTATTGGTCGATCTCTTCGTCGGGGAAGCTGGGGTTGACGACGATGTCGCCCAGGAGCTCGAGGCCGGCGTCGAGCTGGGAGGTCACGACTCCGAGAACCACGCTCGTCCAGTCGTCGCCCGCGACCGCGGACAGGGTCGCACCGATGTGGTCGGTGGCATCGGCGATTTCCAGCGCGGTGCGGCTATCCGTGCCCTTGTTGAGCAGGCTGGCCACCGTCGCGGCCACGCCCGCGCGGTTGCGGGGGTCGGCGGCGTTGCCCGCCCGCACGACGAGGTTCACGGTGACGAACGGCTGCTCGTCGTGGGGCACCACGATCAGGTCGGCGCCGTTGGACAGCAGACGCTCCTCGAAGGCCGGAAACGGGATGTCGTCGAGCGGCAGGGGCTCGGGAGGGCCATCCTGCGCGGCGGCGACCGCCGGGCTCGCGAGCGCGACTGCGGCCAGGACCAGCGCGGCGAGCGGGGCGCGGCCCGGGGTTCTGCGCGGCACGATCATGGGATCACTCCTCCGGTGGGCCGGGCGACGACAACGGTTCGGTTCTCGGGAACGAGGTACTTGCGGGCGACGTTCAGGACGTCATCGAGGGTCACCGCCTCGTAGCGGGAAAGCACGTTGTTGACCTCAAAGGGATCGCCGTAGGTGAGCGCGAAGGACTGCAGGATGCTGGCCTTGGCGCTGACGGTCATGCGGCTCGCTACCTGGGCGGCGCGCTGCTGGTTGAGCGCCTTCTCCAACTCGCGCCCGGTGATGCCGTCGGCCTTCAGCTTCTCGATCTCCTCCTCGATGACGGCGCGGATCTCTTCGATGTTGCCGCCTGCGTGGGGCAGGCTTCCGAACAGCATGAGCCCGGATCCGAGCCGCTGCTGCAGCCCCGAGATGACCACCGGAGCCAGTTCGTCCCCCTTGACCAGACGCTGGTGCAGGCGGCTGCTCTCGCCCGCGCTGAAAACCTGGGAAAGCACGGCGAGCGGGTAGACGTCCGGGTGGCCGGCCTCCGGGACGTTGTACCCCATGTAGAGGAACGGCAGCCGGGCGTGTTCGTCGCTGACCGAAGCCGTGCGCTCCCCGTCGATGCGGGGCGTGACCGGCGGCTCGGGCAGCGGCGGCACGTCCTCCCCTCGGGGAATCGCGCCGAAATACTCTTCCGCCAGCGCCCGGATCTGGCCGGTGGTAACCGCGCCGGCCACGGCCAGGGTGGCGTTGTTGGGCACGTAGTAGCGCTCGTAGAAGTCCTTCACGTCATCCGTGGTGGCCGCGTCGAGATCCTCCATCGAGCCGATCGGCGTATGCCGGTAGGGCTCGTAGTCGGTGGAAAGCGAATCCAGGACGATTTGCGCCTGCGCGTACGCCACGTTGTCGATGCGCAGGCGGCGCTCCTCCTTCACCACTTCGCGCTGGTTCTCGAAGCCGCGTTCGCTCACCACGAGGCGGCCCAGGCGCTCCGCGTGCAGCCAGAAGGACAGGTTGACCCGGTTGGAGGGGAGGGTCTCGAAATACGCCGTGCGGTCCGTGGAGGTGGTGCCGTTGTACGTCCCGCCGGCGTTGTTGACCAGCCTGGCGAAGTCGCCGTTGCCCAGGTTCTCGGTCTCCTCGAACACCAGGTGCTCGAAGAAGTGCGCGAATCCGGTCCTTCCCGGGACCTCGTGCGCGCTGCCGACGTGATACCACATGTTGACCGCCACCACCGGCGCCGAGTGGTCCTCGCTCACGATCACGCGCAGCCCGTTGTCGAGCGAGAAGGTGTCGATGGGGATCGGGGGCAGTTCGAACGCCTGGGCGTGCGCCGGGCCGGCCCCGGCGGCGCAGGCCAGCGCGACGCATGCCAGGACGGCCGGCCCGGGTGGGAGCGCGGCGCCGTTTCGCTTCTTGTTCACGTCAGCCTCGTCCGTTGCAGGGTCGGCTCCGGGAGGCGGGCGAGGCACGCACCGGTCACGCTCGCGCGCTCGGCCATCACCTCGTGCGGGCGGCCCATGGCGACTACCCGTCCTCCGCGGGCTCCGGCGCCCGGTCCCAGATCGATGATCCAGTCCGCGGCGCGAATCACATCCAGGTTGTGTTCGATGACAATGACCGTGTTTCCGGCGTCGATCAAGCGCATCAGAACCTGCAGGAGCCTGGCCACTTCGTTGCCGGAGAGTCCGGTGGTGGGCTCGTCCAGGATGTAGAGCTTGCTGCCCCGGCGCCCGGACGCCCCGGACAGTTCGCGGGCGATCTTGAGCCGCTGGGCCTCCCCCCCGGAAAGGGTGGGGGCGGGCTGGCCGAGCCGCAGGTAGCCGAGCCCCACGTCCTGCAGATGCCAGAGGATCTTGCCGAGGCGCCTCTGCCTCATGAAGAAGCGGATGGCCTGATCGACCGTGAGTTCCAGCACCTCCGCGATGTGGAGCCCCTTGTAGGTCACGTCCAGGATCTCGCCCTTGAAACGGGTCCCGCAGCAGACGTCGCATGGTATGTAGACGTCCGCCATGAAGATCATCTCGATCTCGACCTGGCCCGCTCCCTGGCAGGCCTCGCAGCGGCCGGCGGCGACGTTGAAGGAGAAGTGGCGCGGCTGATACCGTTTCCTGCGCGCGAGCGGCTGGGCGGCGAAGAGCTTGCGCACCTCGTCCCACGCCTTGATGTAGGTGACCGAGTTCGACCGGGGCGTGCGCCCGATGGGCGACTGGTCGATGCGCGCCACGTCGGCCAGGTGGGAGGCGTTGGCGATGGAGCCGTATTCTCCGACGAGCTCGCCGATGTGCAGACGGGCGGTGGTCTCGCCGTCGTTCATCTCGCGCTCGAGGGCGCGGTAGAGCACGTCGTTGACCAGGGTGGACTTGCCCGAGCCGGACACCCCGGTCACCACGGTGAGGGCGCGCAGCGGGACGTCGATGTCCACGTCCCTCAGGTTGTGCAGACGGGCGCCGCGCAATTCGATGCGGCCGCCCGGGTGGCCCCGCTTGCGGGAGATCCGAGGATTGGCTGCGCCGGCGATGAGGCGCCCCGTGGCGGTGCCGGCGTCCGCGAGCCCGGCGGGCGGACCCTCGAAGACCACCTGCCCGCCCTTCTCGCCCGACTCTGGACCGAGCTCGATGACGTGGTCGGCGGCGACGATGACCTGGGGGTCGTGTTCCACCACCACGACCGTGTTGCCCGCGCGGGAGAGCCGCCGGAGCAGCGCCAGCATGGCCGCCGTGTCGCGCGGATGGAGCCCCACGGTGGGCTCGTCCAGGACGTACAGGGTGTCCACCAGCCGCGACCCGAGCGCGTTGGCCAGGTTGATGCGCTGCGCCTCCCCTCCCGAGAGCGTGCGCGTCTGGCGCGAAAGCGTCAGGTAGCCGAGCCCCACATCCACCAGGAACCCCAGGCGGTCGCGGATTTCGCGCAGGATGGTCTCCGCGATTTCCTCCTCCATCCCGGAGAGCTCGAGCCCGTCGATCCAGGGCAGCAGCTCGTCCATGGGGAAGGCGCAGACCTCGGGGAGGGTGCGTCCGCCCACGCGCACGTTGAGGGCCTCGGCGCGGATGCGGGCCCCGCCGCAACTCGCGCAGGGAACGGCGCTCTGGTAGCGGCGCAGGAAGACGCGGATGAACTGCTTGCGGCGCTGCCGCTCGCGCGAACGCAGGAAGGGGATGATGCCGATGAACTCGGGGCAGCCGCGCAGAACCTCCTCGCGGAAGAACCCGGGCAGCTCGCTCCAGGGTTCGTGCCTGCTCACCCCGCGCTTGCGGGCGAAATCGCGCAGCCGGGCGCGCTCGCGCACGTAGCGTGGCTTCTCCCACGGATCCACCGCGCCCGCCGCCAGCGAGCGCCCGTGGTTGGGCACGATGAGATCCTCGTCGTATTCGAGGGTCGCGCCGAAGCCGGTGCAGGTGGTGCAGGAGCCGTAGGGGCTGTTGAAGGAGAAGAGCTTCGGGGTCGGGTCGGCGAATTCGATGTCGGGATGGAGCGGGCAGCGGAAGCGCTCGGTGAAGCGCAGGCGGGACTCACCGGGGGCTCGGGACGGCCGCACGATCACCGCTTCGCCCAGCCCCTGGACGAACGCCACTCCCAGGGAGTCGGCCAGGCGGTCGCGGACACCGGGGGCGACGGCCAGCCGGTCGACCACCACCAGGGCTTCCCGCGCAACCGTCAGGTCGGCGCCAGCGCGCATGGGATCACCGGAGCCCGACGCGGCCAGGTCGATCACCGCCCCGTCCGCCATGACCCGCAGGAATCCGGCGGCGCGCAGCGTCTCGACCACCTGGGCGTGGGTGGCGCGCCC is a genomic window of Gammaproteobacteria bacterium containing:
- the gyrA gene encoding DNA gyrase subunit A, producing the protein MDSAPGERILARLLEDEMRESFIDYSMSVIVRRALPDVRDGLKPVHRRILYAMSELGLGPGRPYKKSATVVGEVLGKYHPHGDSAVYDSMARMVQDFSLRYPLVDGQGNFGSIDGDSPAAYRYTEARLTPLATQLLTDIDEETVDFIPNFDGRIDEPTVLPARAPNLLVNGSSGIAVGMATNIPPHNLREVVDATIALIENPDLPQEVLESIVTGPDFPTGAFICGRRGIRDAYRTGRGRIVMRARTDIEDAGRRTNARIVVRAIPFMVNKTRLIEQIAQMVREKKLTQVSALRDESDRDGMRIVIELKRGTVPQVVLNLLYKHTQMQATFGTILLALVNGVPRVMGLREILFHFVDHRHDVVVRRSEFRLAKAREREHILEGLKVAVDNIDRVIAIIRSSPDTTTARARLRAEPFSSPLTERQAEAILNMRLARLTGLEIDKLERELADVRAVIAELDEILSSRPRRMQIIVDELREVAKRFGDDRRTEILTGVADLEMEDLIKDEEVVLTVSRQGYLKRIPLTTYRAQRRGGRGLKGMATKDEDEVGHLFVASTHDYLMIFTRSGKCHWIKVWEAPDAGRYSRGKPVVNLRDIDPDDGIAAFVPVRTFAPDCYLLFCTRKGIVKKTPLSAYGNVRMVGLHAIRVDEDDELIDVQITDGASEVLLATRAGQAIRFRESDVRPMGRVARGVNGIRLREGDEVVGMMVPSEDSSILVATRGGMGKRSAVDDYRLQRRGGFGVINMKTTGKTGPVVAVKAVHPSDELMLVTRNGVVNRQRVEEIRVIGRLTQGVRLVNLDENDELVDLARVMGDNGDEAGPEAEDGGLQGDREAAAGAGRESAG
- a CDS encoding insulinase family protein, whose product is MIVPRRTPGRAPLAALVLAAVALASPAVAAAQDGPPEPLPLDDIPFPAFEERLLSNGADLIVVPHDEQPFVTVNLVVRAGNAADPRNRAGVAATVASLLNKGTDSRTALEIADATDHIGATLSAVAGDDWTSVVLGVVTSQLDAGLELLGDIVVNPSFPDEEIDQYRQQTVTGLQVQLGSPGFLASREFQQAVYGRHPYGLLPTPESIERIRRSDLIAYHLRHYKPTNALVVVAGDVTVDDIEARLNQALADWEPGPSRPPTYFDIPGREEKEIILVHRPESVQSTILVGQSAMKGDHEDWMPLNLGSRVLGGSSTGRLFQVLREEKGWTYGSYTSAVRKRDLGYFLANAEVRSEVTDSALAELLNQVEIIRSEPVPGDELSDVQDYLIGSFPRTVETPQAIASQVMTYRLRGRSTEELVSYRDRVAAVAPEDIRDALVEHFDPERAVVVVVGDATQVRSNLTRFGRVRMVDAEGNQLTIDDVEVRDSDIAYDPSVLEPGIWRYRLMVQDRQVADMERVLGFATRDDERTMSLTSTVRVNNLTQVSEVFFSPRSFRPIANTFRLITAEGQANWELEIDGERVTGRATATGREETGIEREVVRGALLGEMDELVAWISELEEGQELRYPVVQPQSGRARTVTMRVRGNTEITVPAGTFEVVEVRFSGGEGSQRAYFTVERPRVLVRAESTGSPVTVELVEIPGG
- a CDS encoding pitrilysin family protein — its product is MNKKRNGAALPPGPAVLACVALACAAGAGPAHAQAFELPPIPIDTFSLDNGLRVIVSEDHSAPVVAVNMWYHVGSAHEVPGRTGFAHFFEHLVFEETENLGNGDFARLVNNAGGTYNGTTSTDRTAYFETLPSNRVNLSFWLHAERLGRLVVSERGFENQREVVKEERRLRIDNVAYAQAQIVLDSLSTDYEPYRHTPIGSMEDLDAATTDDVKDFYERYYVPNNATLAVAGAVTTGQIRALAEEYFGAIPRGEDVPPLPEPPVTPRIDGERTASVSDEHARLPFLYMGYNVPEAGHPDVYPLAVLSQVFSAGESSRLHQRLVKGDELAPVVISGLQQRLGSGLMLFGSLPHAGGNIEEIRAVIEEEIEKLKADGITGRELEKALNQQRAAQVASRMTVSAKASILQSFALTYGDPFEVNNVLSRYEAVTLDDVLNVARKYLVPENRTVVVARPTGGVIP
- the uvrA gene encoding excinuclease ABC subunit UvrA, yielding MDDPIRLRGASQHNLANLDLDIPRRAFTVITGPSGSGKSSLALDTLFAEGQRRYVESLSTYAKQFLDRMRKPRVESVEGIPPAVAIEQKNPTRSSRSTVGTATEVYDYLRLLWARVGHTHCPRCGRRIRRDTVSGAVDGVLSLPDGERIMVAFPLQASGRATHAQVVETLRAAGFLRVMADGAVIDLAASGSGDPMRAGADLTVAREALVVVDRLAVAPGVRDRLADSLGVAFVQGLGEAVIVRPSRAPGESRLRFTERFRCPLHPDIEFADPTPKLFSFNSPYGSCTTCTGFGATLEYDEDLIVPNHGRSLAAGAVDPWEKPRYVRERARLRDFARKRGVSRHEPWSELPGFFREEVLRGCPEFIGIIPFLRSRERQRRKQFIRVFLRRYQSAVPCASCGGARIRAEALNVRVGGRTLPEVCAFPMDELLPWIDGLELSGMEEEIAETILREIRDRLGFLVDVGLGYLTLSRQTRTLSGGEAQRINLANALGSRLVDTLYVLDEPTVGLHPRDTAAMLALLRRLSRAGNTVVVVEHDPQVIVAADHVIELGPESGEKGGQVVFEGPPAGLADAGTATGRLIAGAANPRISRKRGHPGGRIELRGARLHNLRDVDIDVPLRALTVVTGVSGSGKSTLVNDVLYRALEREMNDGETTARLHIGELVGEYGSIANASHLADVARIDQSPIGRTPRSNSVTYIKAWDEVRKLFAAQPLARRKRYQPRHFSFNVAAGRCEACQGAGQVEIEMIFMADVYIPCDVCCGTRFKGEILDVTYKGLHIAEVLELTVDQAIRFFMRQRRLGKILWHLQDVGLGYLRLGQPAPTLSGGEAQRLKIARELSGASGRRGSKLYILDEPTTGLSGNEVARLLQVLMRLIDAGNTVIVIEHNLDVIRAADWIIDLGPGAGARGGRVVAMGRPHEVMAERASVTGACLARLPEPTLQRTRLT